A region from the bacterium genome encodes:
- a CDS encoding glutathione peroxidase, whose protein sequence is MKFILFLLIGAVLLVAAFSALAAGKKAGKAPSAVHATSVYEFTMNDIDGAPVKLEQYRGKVLLIVNVASKCGFTPQYEGLEKLYTTYKDAGLVVLGFPANNFMRQEPGSNDEIKSFCSLTYGVTFPMFSKISVKGADQHPLYAWLTGKESNPDFAGDISWNFNKFLVNREGHIIARFGSRTKPEDPELVSAINKALSEILPQ, encoded by the coding sequence ATGAAATTCATCCTGTTTCTCCTGATCGGCGCCGTCCTCCTCGTTGCAGCATTCTCCGCTTTGGCTGCGGGTAAAAAGGCTGGCAAGGCCCCGTCGGCGGTCCATGCCACGTCGGTGTATGAATTCACCATGAACGATATTGACGGAGCGCCGGTCAAACTGGAGCAATACCGCGGCAAGGTGCTGCTCATCGTCAACGTGGCCAGCAAATGCGGCTTCACCCCACAGTACGAAGGGCTGGAAAAGCTCTACACGACCTACAAGGATGCGGGACTGGTCGTACTCGGTTTCCCGGCCAATAATTTCATGCGCCAGGAGCCCGGCAGCAATGATGAAATCAAGTCCTTCTGCAGCCTGACGTATGGGGTTACCTTCCCGATGTTCAGCAAGATTTCGGTCAAGGGTGCGGACCAGCATCCCCTTTATGCCTGGCTTACCGGCAAGGAGAGCAATCCTGATTTCGCCGGTGATATTTCCTGGAATTTTAATAAATTCCTTGTCAACCGCGAAGGACACATCATCGCCCGCTTTGGCAGCCGCACCAAGCCCGAGGATCCGGAATTGGTGAGCGCCATTAACAAGGCCCTCAGCGAAATCCTTCCGCAGTAG
- a CDS encoding thioesterase — protein sequence MYSRDYLVHVYETGLDGRLSPAGLLDYLQDIASVHAVQLGFGREDLNKSNRMWVLSRLYAVITEWPAWEEQLTVHSWHKGTDKLFSLRDYRVTTTAGRSVAAATSSWLTIDQTTRRIQRPDGLLAQNSTGGPFENALPRNAEKLEPAGAEGRITPAFPVRISDLDLNLHTNNVRYLKWVIDSYDLDFVMHHALRSVEINYLAESRCGQEIVIRSSVGRDAFWAHSILRVADGCELCRIRLQWRER from the coding sequence ATGTACAGCAGGGACTATCTTGTTCATGTTTACGAAACCGGCCTCGATGGCCGTCTCAGTCCGGCCGGGCTGCTCGATTATCTGCAGGATATCGCCTCGGTGCATGCGGTACAGCTGGGGTTCGGCCGGGAGGATCTCAATAAATCAAACCGGATGTGGGTGCTCTCACGCCTCTATGCGGTCATCACGGAGTGGCCTGCCTGGGAAGAGCAGCTGACGGTCCATTCCTGGCACAAGGGGACCGACAAGCTCTTCTCGCTGCGGGATTATCGCGTCACCACGACTGCCGGCCGGTCGGTCGCTGCGGCTACCTCTTCATGGCTGACCATCGATCAGACCACCCGGCGCATCCAGCGCCCCGACGGCCTGCTGGCGCAAAACAGCACCGGTGGGCCGTTCGAGAATGCCCTGCCGCGCAACGCAGAAAAGCTCGAGCCGGCCGGCGCGGAAGGCCGCATCACGCCGGCCTTCCCGGTGCGCATCAGCGATCTGGACCTCAATCTTCATACCAACAACGTCCGTTATCTCAAGTGGGTGATTGACAGCTATGATCTCGACTTTGTGATGCACCACGCTCTGCGCTCGGTTGAGATCAATTACCTGGCGGAGTCACGCTGCGGGCAGGAGATTGTCATTCGATCATCGGTCGGGCGCGATGCGTTCTGGGCACATTCCATTCTGCGGGTAGCAGATGGCTGCGAACTTTGCCGGATCCGGCTGCAGTGGCGGGAGCGCTGA